The following coding sequences are from one Pyxidicoccus xibeiensis window:
- a CDS encoding carboxypeptidase-like regulatory domain-containing protein has product MKNAVTCCLVGLLGGAVGCSGGGGGGGGGGEQAEGYMTGRAVDARGTPLAGVKVWADNTLLYNTNAGATTGTDGTYRIDVRQPAGTWHASATLQRQYNGRSYTFDLDPSDDSVFAGNAGAVRNFTWRLSGKRPELGSYGGFVVAYVSQLLDPADPSRGIDSEDIELTLTPDGKLVDGSDGAPITKKLARTGDGDAVEDVPVGRYRITARYVQEGKAPRPMQVRVRDTGEPASSVTADFETVVGSAQRIELELQLPED; this is encoded by the coding sequence ATGAAGAACGCGGTGACCTGCTGCCTCGTGGGGCTGCTCGGGGGAGCGGTGGGCTGCAGCGGTGGGGGCGGCGGAGGAGGTGGGGGCGGCGAGCAGGCCGAGGGCTACATGACGGGCCGGGCCGTCGATGCCCGGGGCACGCCCCTGGCAGGCGTGAAGGTCTGGGCGGACAACACGCTGCTCTACAACACCAACGCGGGAGCCACGACGGGCACGGACGGCACGTACCGCATCGACGTGCGCCAGCCCGCGGGCACCTGGCACGCCAGCGCCACCCTGCAGCGGCAGTACAACGGCAGGTCCTACACCTTCGACCTGGACCCGAGCGACGACAGCGTGTTCGCGGGCAACGCCGGGGCCGTGCGCAACTTCACCTGGAGGCTCTCGGGCAAGCGGCCCGAGCTCGGCAGCTATGGGGGCTTCGTCGTGGCGTACGTGAGCCAGCTCCTGGACCCAGCGGACCCGAGCCGGGGCATCGACTCCGAAGACATCGAGCTGACCCTCACCCCGGACGGAAAGCTCGTGGATGGTAGCGACGGGGCGCCCATCACGAAGAAGCTGGCGCGGACGGGAGATGGCGACGCCGTGGAGGATGTGCCCGTCGGCCGGTACCGCATCACCGCGCGCTACGTCCAGGAGGGCAAGGCCCCCCGGCCCATGCAGGTCCGGGTCCGTGACACTGGCGAACCTGCCAGCTCCGTGACGGCCGACTTCGAGACGGTGGTGGGCAGCGCGCAGCGGATCGAGCTCGAGCTCCAACTGCCGGAGGACTGA
- a CDS encoding non-ribosomal peptide synthetase has protein sequence MSGSTKNPDQLSPKQRALYELLLKEKKDQLQASATQSQERTIPQRQDTGPALASFSQQRLWVVDQLEGGRNFAYNVHITVQFTGVLDIPLLERCVNGVVRRHESLRTVFATRDDGMPVQVVLPELRLGIPVEDLSHLPRQEQDAEVERRTSEESQRTFDLTRGPLLRGRVLRLGPDNHIALVTMHHLVTDRWSLGVFVRELMALYAAEVTGQAAELPELAIQYSDFAEWQRERMQGERLRTELDFWKQHLRTLPSPLELPTDRPRPPEQTYRGSRQFVTLPVALTRALKDVSQQEGATLFMTLLSVFQTLLHRHSGQTDVTVGSPIAGRNVPEVEALIGFFVNTLILRNDLDGNPTFRELLRRAKAVCMAAYAHQELPFEKLVEELQPPRDLSRHPLFQVMFSFQNTPRQDLSMPGLQSTYLLVDPGSAKFDLLLELREDRPDEIFGWLEYNTDLFDTTTIQRMRGHFYTLLGAVAANPDQRLSELPLLTAEEERQLLADFRGSDEAYPRDVCLHSLIEAQVERTPDAEAVRFEGEALTYAQLDARANQLAHHLRSLGAGPESLVGVCLERSLEMVVALLGVLKSGAAYVPLDPSYPRERLTWMLEDTAAPVLLLQEHLRGVLPPHSSQVLCLDSEWATVARQPTTRPAPLAGPESLAYVIFTSGSTGRPKGAMNAHSGVVNRLLWMQQQYRLTPADTVLQKTPFSFDVSVWEFFWPLLTGARMVVARPGGHQEPTYLVQLMAGERVTTAHFVPSMLRAFVEEPGLEGLTGLRRVVCSGEALPAELVRRAHARLPAAEVHNLYGPTETAVDVTWWECPRGDARHSVPIGRPVANTRIHILDAHGQPTPVGVSGELFIGGIQVGRGYWNRPQLTAERFIPDAFSGTPGARLYRTGDLARWLPDGTVEYLGRADFQVKLRGFRIELGEVEAALRAHPRVADTVVVVREDGPQGPSLVAYLVSASAGLDTQELRAALAGRLPEFMVPSAFVVLEALPLSPNGKVDRKALPAPEPRESSREYVAPRTPTEELLAGLFAQVLGLERVGATDSFFELGGHSLLGTRLVARLRSIAGVELSLRALFEAPTVAALAERVESTRSGVRAPPLLPVPRAGDLSLSFAQQRLWFLDGLRPGSPVFNMPIALRLDGPVDLSAMGRGLTELVRRHEVLRTTYGDGPVAVIHPPGSVPLPVVDLSSLPEDEREAEAGRLAREEAQRPFDLTRGPMLRASVVRLSGTRHLLLLTLHHIAADGWSLDVLVRESAALYAAFSAGQPSPLSELSVQYADYAAWQRGWLQGEALEAQRSWWREHLAGAPPLLELPTDFPRPATQGFHGAMLSGLLLPRPLAGALLALSRREGTTLFMALLAGFEVMLSRYSGQEDFVVGTDIANRDHSETEGLIGFFINQLALRARLDGNPSFRELLARVRTATLGAYAHQDLPFEEVVRALNPDRNPGHAPLVQVKLVLQNQPASELTLPGLTLRPQHTDSGTSRLDVTFSVTETAQGLECSCEYRTDLFEAETIGRMVRHLGTVLEAAVARPEAPLSTLPLMTEAEQRQVLVEWNATARDFPRDACAHQLFEAQAARTPQATAVRFEGVELTYAQLDARANQLAWHLRSLGVRPEVPVALCVERSLDMVVGILGILKAGGAWVPMDPSYPVERLTYMLRDCAAPVLVTTEAIADELPSGSERLLLLDAEAPLIQAQPTTAVEGGAGAGNLAYVIYTSGSTGWPKGTLLQHRGLCNTALTAAREHGFHPGSRVLQYAAFGFDASVAEILGTLLAGATLVLAPRERLMPDAPLRTLLREESITAVTLTPSVLAQLTPEDSWALETLISAGEACTPELVERWGGRVRLLNAYGPTEVTVCATLSEPMRPGQQLTIGRPWANVRVYVLDASGQPVPVGVPGELCVDSVGLARGYLGRPELTAERFVPHPFSTQPGARLYRTGDRVRWLTDGTLEYLGRLDTQLKLRGLRIEPGEVEAALRRHPAVREAAVLAREGLALVAYLVPNPGAVLETAAARAFLRQTLPEYMVPSAFVMLEALPLTSSGKLDRKALPAPTTSRAGEVMAPRTDTERQLAALWSGLLGVKDVSLRDDFFELGGHSLLATQLQSRIRVSFGVELSLQVLFEAPTLEAQAGRVDALAVGALPLQAPPLRPRPRQERLPLSFAQQRLWFLEQLEPGLPTFNMPSSLRLEGPLDVRALEQAFQEVVRRHESLRTFFVDGPEGPAQVVIPEVELPLARVDLRVLPPGRREEEARRLEAEETRRPFDLSRGPLLRAMLVSLRDEEHLLLLTMHHIASDGWSMGVLVHDVVALYAAFREGRPSPLPELAVQYGDYAAWQRQWMQGEVLEAQLGYWRQQLEGAPTVLELPADRPRPAVRTYRGASHPVFLSPELTGQLEALARREGATLFMVLMAAFQSLLHRYSGQTDLVVGTDVANRNRAETEGLIGFFINQLVLRLRLDGNPSFRDVLEQTKAAALGAYAHQDLPFEEVVRALNPERSLSHAPLFQVKFVLQNTPQAAPELPGLTLTVPPREQEAAASKQDLTVLVGPASGGLECAWMYSTDLFDPATVERMARHFQHVLEAVVAQEGRQRLSELPLLTEEERRRVLGPWSGADAPYPRRCVHELISEQAARTPDATAVVAGDERLTYAELERRANQLAHWLKALGVEPEMRVALFVERRAHALVGLLGILKAGGAYVPLDPSYAHMSERVRHVLKDARVQVIVTEESLASELPSQGEFLVSLDAEDGLLESQPEEAPDSRAVPGNAAYIIYTSGSTGQPKGVCIEHGQLACYVAGVSQRLELPAGMSFASVSTLAADLGHTALFPTLCAGGAVHLVGKATAADAALLASYGRRHAVEGLKIVPTHLEALLADADAREVLPRRRLVLGGDRAEWALVERVHALAPECEVFNHYGPTETTVGVLAQRVERGGRVPGAQSVPLGRPLGNVRVYVLDGYGRPVPPRVPGELYVGGQSVGRGYLGRPDLTAERFLPDAFRGEPGARMYRTGDRVRWLEDGSIEFLGRVDHQLKIRGYRVELGEVEAVLAGHPAVAECVVVAWEDVPGLRQLVAYAVGRSGKALEEPALREYLAERLPDYMVPSACVVLEALPLTSNGKVDRKALPAPSRNRAVAEYVEPRTETEQRLAALWKELLNVSEVGARDDFFELGGHSLLATQVVARVRPLFDVQLAVIDLFEAPTLEALAARIEAGATSDSPLVTLRKGGGAKPFFCVHPVGGGVLAYLELAKRMESEQPFYGLQVPRGGSGETVEEMAAHYLEAVRGVQPEGPYLLGGWSMGGRVAYEMARQLKARGEEVGLLVIVDARGREDAPTEAQEAEGVLEFALHLSRLAGLHPGAAEVLEQVDAVELGAVLDGQPVAGLDEESCTELRALWAMFSRNRRASRQYVPEPFSGSLVLLRAAEQPEGQHEKDLGWSALARGGVETYEVAGDHFSLMALPHVEQLAARLRTLLERARTGGSLQRAG, from the coding sequence ATGAGCGGCAGCACGAAGAACCCCGACCAACTCAGTCCCAAGCAGCGGGCGCTGTACGAGCTACTCCTCAAGGAGAAAAAGGACCAGCTCCAGGCGTCCGCCACGCAGTCGCAGGAGCGCACCATCCCCCAGCGCCAGGACACCGGCCCCGCGCTGGCGTCCTTCTCGCAGCAGCGGCTGTGGGTGGTAGACCAGCTCGAGGGCGGTCGCAACTTCGCCTACAACGTCCACATCACCGTGCAGTTCACCGGTGTGCTGGACATCCCTCTGCTGGAGCGCTGTGTGAACGGCGTGGTGCGCAGGCACGAGTCCTTGCGCACCGTGTTCGCCACGCGCGACGACGGCATGCCCGTGCAGGTGGTGCTCCCCGAGCTGCGGCTGGGCATCCCCGTCGAGGACCTCTCGCACCTGCCCAGGCAGGAGCAGGACGCCGAGGTGGAGCGGCGCACCAGCGAGGAGTCGCAGCGAACCTTCGACCTGACGCGGGGGCCGCTGCTACGGGGCAGGGTGCTGCGGCTGGGGCCGGACAACCACATCGCCCTCGTCACCATGCACCACCTGGTGACCGACCGCTGGTCGCTGGGCGTCTTCGTGCGCGAGCTGATGGCGCTCTACGCGGCGGAAGTCACCGGCCAGGCCGCGGAGCTGCCGGAGCTGGCGATTCAGTACTCGGACTTCGCCGAGTGGCAGCGCGAGCGCATGCAGGGCGAACGGCTGCGCACGGAGCTGGACTTCTGGAAGCAGCACCTGCGCACGCTGCCCTCGCCGCTGGAGCTGCCCACCGACAGGCCGCGCCCGCCGGAGCAGACGTACCGGGGCTCGCGCCAGTTCGTCACGCTGCCGGTGGCGCTGACGCGCGCGCTGAAGGACGTCAGCCAGCAGGAGGGCGCCACCCTCTTCATGACGTTGCTGAGTGTCTTCCAGACGCTGCTGCACCGGCACTCGGGGCAGACGGACGTCACCGTCGGCTCGCCCATCGCCGGCCGCAACGTGCCCGAGGTGGAGGCCCTCATCGGCTTCTTCGTCAACACGCTGATTCTGCGCAATGACCTGGACGGCAACCCCACCTTCCGCGAGCTGCTGCGCCGCGCGAAGGCGGTCTGCATGGCCGCGTACGCGCACCAGGAGCTGCCCTTCGAGAAGCTGGTCGAGGAGCTGCAGCCTCCGCGCGACCTGAGTCGCCACCCGCTCTTCCAGGTGATGTTCAGCTTCCAGAACACCCCGCGCCAGGACCTGTCCATGCCGGGGCTCCAGTCCACGTATCTGCTGGTGGACCCGGGCTCGGCGAAGTTCGACCTGCTGCTGGAGCTGCGCGAGGACCGGCCGGACGAGATTTTCGGCTGGCTCGAATACAACACGGACCTCTTCGACACGACGACCATCCAGCGGATGCGGGGGCACTTCTACACGCTGCTGGGAGCCGTGGCCGCGAACCCCGACCAGCGGTTGTCCGAGCTGCCGCTGCTGACGGCCGAGGAGGAGCGCCAGCTCCTGGCTGACTTCCGAGGCAGCGACGAGGCGTACCCGCGTGACGTGTGCCTGCACTCGCTCATCGAGGCGCAGGTGGAGCGGACGCCGGACGCCGAGGCCGTGCGCTTCGAGGGCGAGGCCCTCACCTACGCGCAGCTCGATGCACGCGCCAACCAGCTGGCGCACCACCTGCGCTCGCTGGGCGCCGGCCCCGAGTCCCTGGTGGGCGTGTGCCTGGAGCGTTCGCTGGAGATGGTGGTGGCGCTGCTGGGCGTGCTCAAGTCCGGTGCCGCCTACGTGCCGCTGGACCCGTCCTACCCGCGTGAGCGCCTGACGTGGATGCTGGAGGACACCGCCGCCCCGGTGCTGCTCCTCCAGGAGCACCTGCGAGGGGTGCTGCCGCCCCATTCCAGCCAGGTGCTGTGCCTGGACTCCGAGTGGGCCACCGTGGCCCGCCAGCCCACCACGCGCCCGGCCCCGCTGGCCGGGCCCGAGTCGCTGGCCTACGTCATCTTCACTTCCGGCAGCACCGGCCGCCCCAAGGGGGCCATGAACGCCCACTCCGGCGTCGTCAACCGCCTGCTGTGGATGCAGCAGCAGTACCGCCTCACCCCGGCCGACACGGTGCTGCAGAAGACGCCCTTCAGCTTCGACGTGTCGGTCTGGGAGTTCTTCTGGCCGCTGCTGACGGGAGCACGCATGGTGGTGGCCCGTCCGGGCGGCCACCAGGAGCCCACCTACCTCGTGCAGTTGATGGCCGGTGAGCGCGTCACCACCGCGCACTTCGTGCCCTCCATGCTGCGGGCCTTCGTGGAGGAGCCAGGGCTGGAGGGCCTGACGGGCCTGCGCCGCGTGGTGTGCAGCGGCGAGGCCTTGCCCGCGGAGCTGGTGCGCCGGGCCCACGCGCGGCTACCGGCCGCGGAGGTGCACAACCTCTATGGCCCCACCGAGACAGCGGTGGACGTCACCTGGTGGGAGTGCCCGAGAGGAGATGCGCGCCACAGCGTGCCTATCGGCCGGCCCGTGGCCAACACCCGCATCCATATCCTCGACGCCCATGGCCAGCCGACGCCCGTGGGTGTCTCCGGCGAGCTCTTCATCGGTGGCATCCAGGTGGGCCGCGGCTACTGGAACCGGCCGCAGCTGACCGCCGAGCGCTTCATCCCAGACGCCTTCAGCGGCACTCCGGGCGCGCGGCTGTACCGCACGGGAGACCTGGCGCGGTGGCTGCCGGACGGCACGGTGGAGTACCTCGGCCGGGCTGACTTCCAGGTGAAGCTGCGCGGCTTCCGCATCGAGCTGGGTGAAGTCGAGGCCGCGCTACGCGCCCACCCGCGGGTGGCGGACACGGTGGTGGTGGTCCGCGAGGATGGGCCGCAGGGCCCCAGCCTGGTGGCCTACCTCGTGTCCGCCTCGGCGGGGCTGGATACCCAGGAGCTTCGTGCGGCCCTCGCCGGGCGGCTGCCCGAGTTCATGGTGCCTTCGGCCTTCGTGGTGCTGGAGGCGCTGCCCCTCTCGCCCAATGGCAAGGTGGACCGCAAGGCCCTGCCCGCGCCGGAGCCGCGGGAGTCCTCCCGCGAGTACGTGGCCCCGCGCACCCCCACCGAGGAGCTGCTGGCCGGACTCTTCGCCCAGGTGCTGGGCCTCGAGCGCGTGGGCGCCACCGACAGCTTCTTCGAGCTGGGCGGCCACTCGCTGCTCGGCACCCGGTTGGTGGCGCGGCTGCGCTCCATCGCGGGAGTGGAACTCTCCCTGCGCGCGCTCTTCGAGGCGCCCACGGTGGCCGCGCTGGCCGAGCGCGTGGAGTCCACCCGGTCTGGCGTGCGGGCGCCGCCGTTGCTCCCCGTGCCTCGTGCTGGAGACCTGTCGCTGTCCTTCGCCCAGCAGCGCCTGTGGTTCCTCGACGGGCTGCGGCCCGGAAGCCCCGTCTTCAACATGCCCATCGCGCTGCGGCTGGACGGCCCGGTGGACCTGAGCGCGATGGGGCGCGGCCTCACGGAGCTGGTACGCCGTCACGAGGTGCTGCGCACCACCTACGGGGACGGCCCGGTCGCGGTCATCCACCCGCCTGGCTCCGTCCCCCTGCCGGTGGTGGACCTGTCCAGCCTGCCGGAGGATGAACGCGAAGCCGAGGCCGGGCGCCTGGCACGCGAGGAGGCTCAGCGCCCCTTCGACCTCACCCGTGGACCGATGCTGCGCGCCAGCGTGGTGCGCCTGTCAGGCACACGGCACCTGCTGCTGCTGACGCTGCACCACATCGCCGCCGACGGCTGGTCGCTGGACGTGCTGGTGCGCGAGTCGGCCGCGCTCTACGCGGCCTTCTCCGCCGGTCAGCCCTCTCCGCTGTCCGAGCTGTCCGTGCAGTACGCGGACTACGCGGCCTGGCAGCGGGGCTGGTTGCAGGGCGAGGCCCTCGAAGCGCAGCGTTCCTGGTGGCGCGAGCACCTCGCCGGTGCACCCCCGTTGCTGGAGCTGCCCACCGACTTCCCGCGTCCGGCCACGCAGGGCTTCCACGGCGCCATGCTCAGCGGCCTGCTGCTGCCGCGCCCGCTGGCCGGCGCGCTCCTGGCGCTCAGCCGCCGTGAGGGCACCACCCTCTTCATGGCCCTGCTGGCCGGCTTCGAGGTGATGCTGTCGCGCTACTCGGGCCAGGAGGACTTCGTCGTCGGCACCGACATCGCCAACCGCGACCACTCGGAGACCGAAGGCCTCATCGGCTTCTTCATCAACCAGCTCGCCCTGCGCGCCCGGCTGGACGGCAATCCCTCCTTCCGCGAGCTGCTCGCCCGCGTGCGCACGGCCACGCTCGGCGCCTACGCCCACCAGGACCTGCCCTTCGAGGAGGTGGTGCGCGCGCTCAACCCGGACCGGAACCCGGGCCATGCCCCCCTCGTCCAGGTGAAGCTGGTGCTGCAGAACCAGCCCGCCTCCGAGCTGACCCTCCCGGGCCTCACCCTGCGCCCGCAGCACACGGACTCCGGCACCTCGCGCCTGGACGTCACCTTCTCCGTCACTGAAACCGCTCAGGGGCTGGAGTGCTCGTGCGAGTACCGCACGGACCTCTTCGAGGCGGAGACCATTGGCCGGATGGTGCGGCACCTGGGCACGGTGCTGGAGGCCGCGGTAGCCCGGCCCGAGGCCCCGCTGTCCACGCTGCCCCTCATGACGGAGGCCGAGCAGCGCCAGGTGCTGGTGGAGTGGAATGCCACCGCGCGCGACTTCCCGCGTGACGCCTGCGCCCACCAGCTCTTCGAGGCCCAGGCCGCCCGCACTCCGCAGGCGACGGCCGTGCGCTTCGAGGGCGTGGAGCTCACCTATGCGCAGCTCGACGCGCGCGCCAACCAGCTGGCCTGGCACCTGCGCTCGCTGGGCGTCCGGCCCGAAGTGCCCGTGGCCCTCTGCGTGGAGCGCTCGCTGGACATGGTCGTGGGCATCCTCGGCATCCTCAAGGCGGGCGGCGCCTGGGTGCCCATGGACCCGAGCTACCCGGTGGAGCGCCTGACGTACATGCTGCGCGACTGCGCCGCGCCGGTGCTCGTCACCACCGAGGCCATCGCCGATGAGCTGCCCTCCGGCAGCGAGCGGCTCTTGCTGCTGGACGCGGAGGCTCCCCTCATCCAGGCGCAGCCGACTACCGCCGTGGAGGGCGGAGCGGGCGCGGGCAACCTGGCCTACGTCATCTACACCTCGGGCAGCACGGGCTGGCCCAAGGGCACGCTCTTGCAACACCGCGGCCTGTGCAACACGGCCCTCACCGCCGCGCGCGAGCACGGCTTCCATCCCGGCAGCCGCGTCCTCCAGTACGCAGCTTTCGGCTTCGACGCCTCGGTGGCCGAAATCCTCGGCACCTTGCTGGCCGGCGCCACGCTGGTGCTGGCGCCGCGCGAGCGGCTGATGCCGGACGCCCCCCTGCGCACCCTGCTGCGCGAGGAGTCCATCACCGCCGTGACGCTGACGCCCTCCGTGCTGGCGCAACTGACGCCGGAGGACTCTTGGGCCCTGGAGACACTCATCTCCGCCGGCGAGGCGTGCACGCCGGAGTTGGTGGAGCGCTGGGGGGGCAGGGTGCGGCTGCTCAACGCGTACGGCCCCACGGAAGTCACCGTGTGCGCCACCCTCTCCGAGCCGATGCGCCCGGGGCAGCAGCTCACCATTGGCCGGCCCTGGGCCAACGTGCGGGTGTACGTGCTGGACGCCTCGGGCCAGCCGGTGCCCGTGGGGGTGCCCGGAGAGCTGTGCGTGGACAGCGTGGGCCTGGCGCGTGGCTACCTCGGCCGGCCCGAGCTGACGGCGGAGAGGTTCGTCCCCCATCCTTTCAGCACCCAGCCCGGCGCGCGGCTGTACCGCACGGGAGACCGCGTGCGCTGGCTGACCGACGGCACCCTGGAGTACCTGGGCCGCCTGGATACACAGCTGAAGCTGCGCGGGCTGCGCATCGAGCCGGGAGAGGTGGAAGCCGCGCTGCGCCGGCATCCGGCGGTGCGAGAGGCCGCGGTGCTGGCGCGCGAGGGCCTGGCACTGGTGGCGTACCTCGTCCCGAATCCGGGGGCGGTGCTGGAGACGGCCGCCGCGCGAGCCTTCCTCCGGCAGACGTTGCCTGAGTACATGGTGCCCTCGGCCTTCGTCATGCTGGAGGCCCTGCCGCTCACTTCCAGCGGCAAGCTGGACCGCAAGGCACTCCCGGCGCCCACGACGTCGCGCGCCGGGGAGGTGATGGCCCCTCGCACGGACACCGAGCGCCAGCTCGCGGCACTGTGGAGCGGGCTGCTCGGTGTGAAGGACGTGAGCCTCCGGGATGACTTCTTCGAGCTGGGGGGGCACTCGCTGCTGGCCACCCAGCTGCAGTCCCGCATCCGCGTCTCCTTCGGGGTGGAGCTCTCCCTTCAGGTGCTCTTCGAGGCGCCCACCCTGGAGGCGCAGGCCGGGCGCGTCGACGCACTGGCCGTGGGCGCGCTGCCGCTCCAGGCTCCGCCACTGCGGCCCAGGCCGCGCCAGGAGCGCCTGCCGCTGTCGTTCGCCCAGCAGCGGCTGTGGTTCCTGGAGCAGCTCGAGCCCGGCCTGCCCACCTTCAACATGCCCAGCTCCCTGCGCCTCGAGGGGCCGCTGGACGTGCGGGCCCTGGAGCAGGCCTTCCAGGAGGTGGTGCGCCGGCACGAGTCGCTGCGGACCTTCTTCGTGGACGGGCCCGAGGGGCCGGCCCAGGTGGTGATTCCGGAGGTGGAGCTGCCGCTGGCGCGGGTGGACCTGCGGGTCCTTCCGCCTGGACGGCGCGAGGAGGAGGCCCGGAGGCTGGAGGCGGAGGAGACACGGCGTCCCTTCGACCTTTCCAGGGGGCCGCTGCTGCGCGCCATGCTGGTGTCGCTGCGGGACGAGGAGCACCTGCTGCTGCTGACCATGCACCACATCGCCTCGGACGGCTGGTCCATGGGCGTGCTGGTGCATGACGTGGTGGCGCTGTACGCGGCCTTCCGTGAGGGCCGGCCCTCGCCGCTGCCGGAGCTGGCGGTGCAGTACGGGGACTACGCGGCCTGGCAGCGGCAGTGGATGCAGGGCGAGGTGCTGGAGGCCCAGCTCGGGTACTGGCGCCAGCAACTGGAGGGCGCGCCCACGGTGCTGGAGCTGCCCGCGGACCGGCCAAGGCCCGCGGTGCGCACCTACCGGGGCGCTTCGCACCCGGTGTTCCTGAGTCCGGAGCTCACCGGCCAGCTGGAGGCACTGGCCCGGCGGGAGGGCGCCACGCTCTTCATGGTCCTGATGGCGGCCTTCCAGTCCCTGCTGCACCGCTACAGCGGGCAGACGGACCTGGTGGTGGGCACGGACGTGGCCAACCGCAACCGCGCGGAGACAGAGGGGCTCATCGGCTTCTTCATCAACCAGCTCGTCCTGCGGCTGCGGCTGGACGGCAACCCCTCCTTCCGCGACGTGCTGGAGCAGACGAAGGCGGCGGCGCTGGGCGCGTACGCGCACCAGGACCTGCCCTTCGAGGAGGTGGTGCGCGCGCTCAACCCGGAGCGCAGCCTGTCCCACGCGCCCCTGTTCCAGGTGAAGTTCGTGCTGCAGAACACGCCCCAGGCGGCGCCGGAGCTGCCCGGGCTGACGTTGACGGTCCCCCCTCGGGAGCAGGAGGCGGCCGCGTCCAAGCAGGACCTGACGGTGCTGGTGGGGCCAGCATCCGGTGGGCTGGAGTGCGCGTGGATGTACAGCACGGACCTCTTCGACCCCGCCACGGTGGAGCGCATGGCGCGGCACTTCCAGCACGTGCTGGAGGCGGTGGTGGCGCAGGAGGGGCGGCAGCGGCTGTCCGAGCTGCCGCTGCTGACGGAGGAGGAGCGGCGCCGGGTGCTGGGGCCGTGGAGCGGCGCCGACGCGCCATACCCGCGGCGGTGCGTCCACGAGCTCATCTCCGAGCAGGCGGCGAGGACGCCGGACGCCACGGCGGTGGTGGCCGGGGACGAGCGGCTCACCTACGCGGAGCTGGAGCGGCGGGCCAACCAGCTCGCGCACTGGCTGAAGGCGCTGGGCGTGGAGCCGGAGATGCGGGTGGCCCTGTTCGTGGAGCGGCGGGCGCATGCCCTGGTGGGCCTGCTGGGCATCCTCAAGGCGGGCGGCGCCTACGTCCCGTTGGACCCGTCCTACGCGCACATGAGCGAGCGCGTGCGGCACGTCCTCAAGGACGCGCGCGTGCAGGTCATCGTCACCGAGGAGTCGCTGGCCAGCGAGCTGCCGTCGCAGGGGGAGTTCCTGGTGAGCCTGGACGCGGAGGACGGGCTGCTGGAGTCCCAGCCGGAGGAGGCGCCGGACAGCCGCGCCGTTCCGGGCAATGCGGCGTACATCATCTACACGTCCGGGAGCACGGGGCAGCCCAAGGGCGTGTGCATCGAGCACGGGCAGCTGGCCTGCTACGTGGCGGGTGTCAGCCAGCGGCTGGAGCTGCCTGCCGGGATGAGCTTCGCGTCGGTGTCCACGCTGGCGGCGGACCTGGGGCACACGGCCCTCTTCCCCACGCTGTGCGCGGGCGGCGCGGTGCACCTGGTGGGCAAGGCGACGGCCGCGGACGCGGCGCTGCTGGCGTCGTACGGGCGGCGGCACGCGGTGGAGGGGCTCAAGATCGTCCCGACGCACCTGGAGGCGCTGCTGGCGGATGCGGACGCACGGGAGGTGCTGCCGCGCCGGAGGCTCGTGCTGGGCGGCGACAGGGCGGAGTGGGCACTGGTGGAGCGGGTGCACGCGCTGGCGCCGGAGTGTGAGGTCTTCAATCACTACGGCCCGACGGAGACGACGGTGGGCGTGCTCGCGCAGCGGGTGGAGCGCGGCGGGCGTGTGCCGGGGGCGCAGTCGGTGCCGCTGGGCCGGCCGCTGGGCAACGTGCGGGTGTACGTGCTGGACGGGTACGGCCGTCCGGTGCCGCCACGCGTGCCGGGGGAGCTGTACGTGGGCGGGCAGAGCGTGGGCCGGGGCTACCTGGGCCGGCCGGACCTCACCGCCGAGCGCTTCCTGCCAGACGCCTTCCGTGGCGAGCCCGGGGCCCGGATGTACCGGACGGGAGACCGGGTGCGGTGGCTGGAGGACGGCAGCATCGAGTTCCTCGGACGCGTGGACCACCAGCTCAAGATTCGCGGCTACCGGGTGGAGCTGGGCGAGGTGGAGGCGGTGCTCGCGGGCCACCCGGCCGTGGCCGAGTGCGTGGTGGTGGCGTGGGAGGACGTGCCCGGCCTCAGACAGCTCGTCGCCTACGCGGTGGGCAGGTCGGGCAAGGCGCTGGAGGAGCCGGCGCTGCGCGAGTACCTGGCGGAGCGGCTGCCGGACTACATGGTGCCGTCGGCCTGCGTGGTGCTGGAGGCGCTGCCGCTCACCTCGAACGGGAAGGTGGACCGCAAGGCACTCCCGGCCCCGTCCCGGAATCGGGCCGTGGCGGAGTACGTGGAGCCGCGCACGGAGACGGAGCAACGGCTGGCTGCGCTGTGGAAGGAGCTGCTCAACGTGTCCGAGGTGGGCGCGCGCGACGACTTCTTCGAGCTGGGTGGCCACTCGCTGCTGGCCACGCAGGTGGTGGCGCGCGTGCGGCCCCTCTTTGACGTCCAGCTCGCGGTCATCGACCTCTTCGAGGCGCCCACGCTGGAGGCACTGGCCGCGCGCATCGAGGCGGGGGCCACGTCGGACTCGCCGCTGGTGACGCTGAGGAAGGGCGGAGGCGCCAAGCCCTTCTTCTGCGTGCACCCGGTGGGCGGTGGCGTGCTGGCGTACCTGGAGCTGGCGAAGCGGATGGAGTCAGAGCAGCCCTTCTACGGCCTGCAGGTGCCCAGGGGCGGCTCCGGCGAGACGGTGGAGGAGATGGCCGCGCACTACCTGGAGGCCGTGCGTGGGGTGCAGCCGGAAGGCCCGTACCTCCTGGGTGGCTGGTCCATGGGCGGCCGCGTGGCGTACGAGATGGCCCGGCAGCTGAAGGCCCGGGGCGAGGAGGTGGGCCTGCTGGTCATCGTCGACGCGCGAGGCCGGGAGGACGCGCCCACCGAGGCGCAGGAGGCGGAGGGAGTGCTGGAGTTCGCGCTCCACCTGTCCCGGCTGGCGGGCCTCCACCCGGGGGCGGCCGAGGTCCTGGAGCAGGTGGACGCCGTGGAGCTGGGGGCGGTGCTGGACGGGCAGCCTGTCGCGGGCCTGGATGAGGAGTCGTGCACGGAGCTCAGGGCACTCTGGGCGATGTTCTCGCGGAACCGGAGGGCTTCACGCCAGTACGTGCCGGAGCCGTTCTCCGGCTCGCTGGTGCTGCTGCGGGCCGCCGAGCAGCCCGAGGGCCAGCACGAGAAAGACCTCGGGTGGAGCGCGCTCGCCCGGGGCGGAGTGGAGACGTACGAGGTGGCGGGCGACCACTTCAGCCTGATGGCCCTGCCCCACGTGGAGCAGCTGGCCGCGCGGCTGCGGACTCTGCTGGAGCGGGCCCGGACGGGAGGCTCGCTCCAGAGGGCGGGGTAG